The stretch of DNA CGCACTCACCTCACTCGACCAGAACCTGGTCAGGGCCAACTCCGGTGAGGAGGCGCTCAAGCACCTTCTGGGCACCGACTTCGCGGTCATCCTGCTCGACGTGGTCATGCCGGGGATGGACGGCTTCGAGACCGCCGCGCACATCAAGCAGCGCGAGAAGACCAAGGACGTGCCGATCATCTTCCTGACCGCCCAGGAGGTCGACCGGCACCAGGTCTTCCGCGGCTACGCCTCGCGCGCGGTGGACTTCCTGCTCAAGCCGTTCGACCCCTGGGTGCTGCGCTCCAAGGTCGAGGTGTTCGTGGAGCTGCACCAGCTCAAGGCGCAGATGCGCGAACAGGCCCGCGCCCTCCAGCGCGGCCTGGGCCAGGAGACCGGCGAGCCCGGAAAGGTCCTGGCCGAGCAGCTGGCGCAGCGCTCCCGCCAGGTCCAGACCGACCTCGCCCAGCTGCGCGAGCACATCGTGACCAACTACCAGGACGTGGACCAGAGCCTCGTGGACGGCGTGCGCCGGGTGGACAGCGCGGTCTCGCGCCTGTCCACCCTGGTGGACACACTCCACGGCCCCGAATGACGAGGGCCCTCATCCTGGGAGGATTCCCCTTCGGGGGCTGGCCCGGGCGCCCGCGTGGCTCTGGAGGTGGCGGAGGCGGGTTTCCGCGGGAGGGCTGCGCCGCAGGCCTCGCTTGAGGGTGGTGGCGGGCGACGGGTGGGAGGAGCGGAGCCCCCAAGAAACGCCCCTCAGGCGGAGGGCCGGGGCGGCAGGGCCAGGCCGATGTGCTCGCCGATCTCCTCGATCAGGCCCAGGTCGGCCAGGCGGAAGCTGCCCCGGTTGCTGCGGCGGATCAGGGTGAGCGCGCCGCGCACGCCCCGGCTGCCCCGCAGGGGGACCGACAACAGCGACCCCGCGCCCAGCATCGACAGCAGCGGCGCTCCGGACGGGGCGTGGCCCAGCACGGCCTCGTCCTCGATCAGCGGGAACAGCAGGGACTGGCCCCGCTCCAGCACCTCGCCCGGGATGGCGGAGTCGCCGGGCGCCGCCGAGGCCACCGCCTCCCTCTGCGCCGGGAGCGCGTCGGCCGGCCCCGCGACCACGGCGCGGCGGGGCGCCACGGAGGAGGTGGGCAGGTCGCACACGTCCACGACCACCCAGTCGGCGTAGGAGTCGGCCAGCAGGTCGGCCGCGTCCGCGAGCGCGAGCGGTTCGCCCGCACCGCCCGGGCCGGCCGAGCGCAGCAGCAGCCGCGTCATCCGGGTCAGCACGTCCAGCCTGCGCGCGGCCAGCACCACCACCTGGTCCTCCACCTCCGTCTCCAGCGGGGCGGGGCCCTCCTCCTCGGCGCCGTTCATCGGCGGCGACATCGCCACCAGCACCAGCGGGTTGGGCTCGGTGGGCAGCTCCAGGCGCGTCAGGGTCAGGTGCACGTCCTCGGCCCAGCCGCGCTGGGCCAGCCGGGACTCCAGCGCGGCGTCGCCGTCGCCGCGCAGCACCGCGGCCAGCCAGGACTGCATGGCCGCGCGCTTGCGCAGGTCGACGAAGTGGGCGAAGGGCTTGCCGGTGAGGTAGCCCGGCGCGCTGCCCAGCCGCGCGGCCCCGGAGTTGTTGATGCGCCGGATGTAGCCCTCGTGGTCCAGCAGCACGGTGGGGACGCTCAGCTCCTGGAACATCGCGCGGAGCAGGGCCCGGTCGCCGTCGTCGCCCTGGCGGCGCGGCTCGGGCTGGGCGTGGGCCCGGGCCAGTTCGGCCCCCGCGTCGCCCAGCAGGCGTTCGGCGTACTCCAGTTCGGCCAGGGCCGCCTCGGCGGTGCCCTGGGCGTCGTCGGGATACATGGTGTGCGTGTTGCGCAGGGCCGCGATGCGTTCACCCAGTGCGGTGATCTCACGCTGCAACCCGGCGAGGTTCTCCGACACGCTCAGGTCTCCCGTCGTGGATGGCGTCTTCCCGAAGCGGGCGGATGTCCGCTGCCGCGGTCTTCCAAGGTTACGGTTAGTCCGAGCCCGGAAACGGCAAGGAGGCCCCGACTGTGTGGATCGAACGCCTGGCCCGGGATATCGGCGCGCTGGGACAGGCGGATGGCACCACCCTGGAACGGGCCCTGGACCAGATGAGCAGGGCCGCGGCCCTGGGCGTCCCCGGCTGCTCGGCCGCGCTCGTCGTGGTCTGGCGCGAGGTCGAGGGGGCCGACGGCTCCGTGCGGCACGTGGTCACCGACTACGGAGCCTCCCACGCGGACCTGTCCGCGGCCTTCGAGCACCAGTACACCACCGACCAGGGGCCCACCGTCGAGGCCGTCCGCGAGATGGGCCGGGTGCGGGTGGGCGACATCCTGCGCGAACCCCACCGCTGGCCCCGCTACACCAGCATGGCGGTCCAGTGCGGGGACCGCTCCTCCATCACCCTGCCCAGTCTGCTGCCCGGCGAGGGCGACGACCGGGTGATCACCTTCGGCGTGCACTCCGGCCGGGCCGACGCCTTCGACGAGGAGGTCGTCGCCCCGCTGACCGCCCTGCTCGCCGAGCACGCCGCCGTGTCGCTGTACAGTGCCGGACGCCAGGCCGACGTGGCCAGGGAGACCGCCCACATGCGCCGGGCCATGTCCGCGCGTACGGTGATCGACCAGGCCAAGGGCATCATCATGCACGCCCGCGGCTGCGACGCCGACACCGCCTTCGCCGCGCTGCGCGAGGTCGCCCAGCGCAACCGCAAACGGGTGGTGGACGTGGCCCGCGACCTCGTGGCGGAGAACACCGGTCCCCAGCCCCGGATGCGCCCCGACCGAAGGTGAACGGGCGGGCAACACCGGGCGATGAGTCCCGAGCGTGATCGAAAAGCGCCATGATGAGGGCTCGGGGCCCTCCCGGAACAAGAAGGAGAAGTGACCGTGACGTCAGACATCTCGATCCGTCGCGAGGATGACGTCGTCGTCGTCACCCCCGCGGGGGAGATGGACGCGGTGACCTCTCCCGCGCTGGCCGACGTCCTCGACGGCCTCCTGGCCGCCGAGCCTCCCCGGGGGGTGGTGGTCGACCTCGCCAAGGTGTCCTTCTGCGACTCGCGCTGCATCGGCGTGCTCGTCGCCGCCTACCGGCAGGCGCGCGACCTGGGCGTGGGCCTGATGGTCGCCGAGCCCCAGCCGCAGGTCAACCGCCTGTTCGTGATAGCCGGGATCGACCAGGTCATCCCGATCGCGGGCAGCACCGGAGCCGCGGCGGACTCCCTCAGGGGCTGAGCGGGGCCCGCGTCCCTGGTTCCCGGACGGTCCCGGACTCCCCGGCCCCGTCCACGAAGTGCAGCCGTACCAGGGAGCCCTCGCCGCTGCCGCTGATCTCCAGGAAGTCGCAGGTCTGCCGGGTGATCCACAGCCCGTACCCGCGCGGGCGCATGCTGTCGGCCGGGCGGTAGCCGGTGAGCGGGTCGAAGAGCCCGCCGCGCTCGTCGAACACGTCGCACACCCACCGCCCGGGGGCGCGCCAGACCTGCACGGTGCCCTTGCCCGCCCCGTGCTCCAGCACGTTGGCGGCCAGCTCGTTGACCGCCACCACCAGGCTGTCGATCCGCTCGGGCGGGAACCCCATGGACTCGCCGAGCGCCGCCAGGTCGGCGCGCAGCCGCGGCAGGGACAGCCCGATCTCCAGCCGGTGCGCGGGTCCGCTGACCGGCAGCGGCTCCGGGGCGACCGGCCGGGTGCCGAACGCGGCCGTGCCCAGGTAGGCGGGGTTGGGGCGGGGCCCGTCGGACTCCACCAGCACCGGGTGGGTGGCCACGACCGCGGACCGCGTCCGCGTGGTCAGGTCGCGGTCGTCGTGGACGCACAGCAGGCTCAGCCGCTGCGGGGCCAGCGCCGTGGACAGCACCGACTCCAGCCGGTGCCACTCGCGCAGCTCCATCCCCGAGACCGGCAGCGGCGGCTCGGCCACCACGACCACCGGCACGGGGGCGTGGACCAGCGCCAGGCGGTGCAGGGCGGCCAGGGTGCGCCCCGGGGCGTCGTAGAACCGGTTCCGCTCCAGGACGTGCACGCGCTCGCGCTCGGAGGCCGACAGCGCCCCGGTGAGCGCTGCCGCGCGTTCGCCGGAGACCGCGAGCACCGTGTGGGCGTTTTCGCGTACGGCTGAGCGCAACCGCTGCCGGGCCACCTCGTGGAACCGCTGCTCGCGGCGGAAGAGCAGTCCCTGGTGTTCGAAGGTCATCGGTACGTGGTGTCCGCGCCCGGGGCCGACCGTCCGGCCGCCGGGCGCCACTGTCTGTGTACCCGCTGCGGCCCCTCGGAGGAAACCCCGGGGGGCCGGTGGGCCGGGCACGCTGTGAGGGCGGGCACGGCTCAGTGCGCGGTCCCGGACAGTAGCAGACCGTCCGTCTCGTCCTCGTCGGCGCGGTCCTGTTCCGTCTGCTGCGGGCGGGAGCGCTCGTAGGCGAGCTCCGTCTCGACGGCGATCCGCTGCCAGGTGAACCGGGAGCGGGCCCGGTCCACGGCGGCGATGCCGTACGCGGTGCTCATGGTCGGGGTGTTGAGGACCGCGCGCACGGAGCGCACGACCTCGTCGGGGCGGCCGAAGCGCATCAGCACGCCGCTGGTGCGGTGCAGGACGGCCCCCGGGGTGGCGCCGGTGGCGGTGGCCACCACGGGCAGGCCGCACGCCATGGCCTCCAGCACGGCCCCGCCGTAGGGGTCGTAGGAGGCGGCGGACACGTACACGTCCGCGGAGCGCAGCAGGCGCGGCAGCTCCTTGCGCTCCACGGGCCCGGCCAGGTGGACGCGGTCGTTCACCCCGGCCTCCTTGGCCAGGAGCTCGATCCGGCGGGCGTTCTCGTCCAGGGCCACGTCCAGGTCCTCGGCGGTGGAGACGAGCAGCAGCTCCGCCTCGGGGAGGCGGGTCATGGCCTCCACGAGCCGGTCGGCGCCGCCGGCCTCGGTCAGGGAGGTGACCGAGACCAGGCGGGCGCGCTCCTCGCGCCGGGAGTGCCAGTGCTCGGCGGAGGCGCTGCCCTCCACGCTGAAGTGGTCGGGGTCCACACCGAAGGGCACGACGTTGACGTGGTGGCGGGGGACGCCCAGGCGGGCCAGCTCGACCTGCTGGTCGGTGGAGTTGACCAGCACGCGGTCGGCGCGCGAGGCGAGGATGGTCTCCATGCGGGCGCGCTCGGGGTGGTGGCCGAGGCCGGAGCGCTGCTCGCTGGCGTTGAGGGAGTGGAAGGTCTGCACGAGGGGCGTGCCGGTCTGGTCGCTCTCGCTGTGCGCCTGCGCGTGCAGGGCGGCCAGGCCGCTGGTCCAGCCGATCGCGTGCAGGACGTCGGGGCTGTCCTCGTCCAGGACGGAGGCCAGGGCGCTGCCGAAGGCGCCGGTGTGCTCGGCGTGCTCCTCGGGGGACAGCGGCCGGGCCGGGCCGGCGTCCAGGTAGGCGACGGAGACGCCGCGCGCCATGCGGGTGCGGCCGTCGGGCTGGTCGGGGTCACTGCGGCGGGCGTAGACCGTCACCCGGTGGCCCCGCTTGGCCAGCTGCCGGGACAGGGCGCACACGTGCAGGCTGGCGGGGCAGGCGGGCTCGCCCCTGTGGGCGGGGAGGGGGTTGGCGTGTTCGGCGACCATCGCGATCTTCACTGGGCTGAACTCCTTGGACACGGTCTCATCCGGTGTCCGTCGTAGGTGTGCCCGAGGCGACTCCGGAGCGGGGATCGGAGTCCTCACGGGCGGGGCTGGGGCCGTGGCGCCGGTTCCCGGGCCGTGGGGCCGGGAACCGGCGGGAAGGTGGCTGCGGGGGGAGGCGGGGCGCGGTCAGGGGAGGGCGGCACACGGTGCCGGACGGCGCGCCGGTGGAGGCCTCCCGGCAGCACGAGGAGCCGTAGGCGCGTGGCGCGTACGGCTGCGGCTGAACGGAGGGGGGAGAGGAAGAAAGAAGGGAAGACGCACGGAGATCACACCAAACGACCGGTCGGGGAAGACTGGGGCCACCGTGCGTGACAGGATGATGCCGCACGGGGCTGGTCGTGTGTGTCTGCGTCTTAGACACCCAACGGGGTTCATTCTGCCAGACGGTTCGCGTCTCGACAACGTGACGCGAATCCGACACCAAGAACCGCGGGGGTTCGGTGCTGTCCGTAACCCCGGAGTTCTCCCGGTTGGTCTGCGGTTTCGCGGTACCCGTGGGTGGCCCCTGTCGGGTCGGCCGCACCGCCGCTACTGTCAGACCGGAACACCGGGAGTGCCCGGCGCGCACCGCGGATCGCCCGGCACGGCACGTCCGGCGGCGGGAACCGGGGCGGGAACTGCGTATCCGGGTGTTTTCCGCCATGATGTACGCGGATTTTGACCCACTCCGGCGGTGGCTCGGTACGGTGACAGAATCCAGACGTTGAACGGGACTCGACCAAGGCCCGGCGCGGGGCGCCGGGCAACCGGCCACGGCCGATGAAACGGGAGGAAGGGCGTATGGGTGTCGCTGGTGGGGAAGTCATTGTCACGGCCCTCACGCACCGGGGCGCTATCCGCCCCGCCAACGAGGACGCCGTCGTCATGGGTGCCCTGACCGTCGCCAGTGCGAACATGACCTCGCCGGTGCGTTGCGTCCTCCCGGTCGGGGAGCCCGTCATCCTGGCGGTCGCCGACGGGATCGGCGGTCAGGCCGCGGGGGAGATCGCCTCCGAGCACGCCGTGCACCGCATGGCCGAGATGGGTCCGCGGCTCAGCGGCCCCGAGGAGATAGCCCAGCTGCTGAGCAACATCGACGAGGAGATCAAGGACCACGCCACCCAGCACACCGAGTTCTCCGGCATGGGGACCACGGTCGCGGGCGTCCTGCTCAACAACGACGGCAACTTCTGGTTCAACGTCGGCGACTCCCGCACCTACCGCCTGGAGGGGCGCCGCCTGCGCCAGCTCTCGGAGGACGACTCGCCCGCGCTGCCCCCGTCCGAGGACGGCCGTCCGGTCACCACGAACTTCATCACCCAGTCCCTGGGCGGCAGTTCGGGCGGCACGATGGTCCCGCACGTGGGCCGGGACGACGCGGCCGACCCCAGCGCCTGGCTCATGTGCAGCGACGGCCTGTCCGACCTGGTCCTGCCCGAGGAGATGGAGCGGATGATCGCCGAGGCGGGCAGCGACGAGGCCGCCGTGTACGCCCTGTGGCAGGCCGCCATGGAGGCGGGCGGCAAGGACAACATCAGCATCCTGCTGGCACGCCGCGTCTGACCCGTCCCGCCCGACCCGGCCCCGACGGTCGGCCGGCGTTCCCGACCGAGCCGGTTCCGCCCACCGGCCCCGCCCCCTCCACCCACCAGCCTCCCCCGACGCACGGCCCCCGCGCGAGCGGACGCCGCCGACGCCCCCGTGTCCGCCCTCCCCGTCGCGGGGCGGGCGGACCGGGCACCGAACACGACGAGGGGCCCGCACGCCCTCCCCGCGGGGAGGCGCGTACGGGCCCCTCGGCCTTCCGGTACTACTTCTGCCCGGCGTCCCCGCCCGGGCGCCTGCGCATGCGCACGGCCACGAGCACGACCGCGGCGATGCCGGCGACCGCGACGACGGCCACGACCGCCAGCGCCACCGGTGACACGCCGCCCGACTCCTCCTCGGCCGCGGCCTCGTCCGCGTTCGCCTCGCCGGAGGGCCCCTGCGCCTGCTCCTGCGCCGTCTCCCCGGCGGGCTCCTGCGCGGTCTCGCTCTCCTCGGGCTCCGGCGCCGCCGCGGCGACGGCCTCCTCGGTCACCGAGAACGTCAGGGTGTCCTGGATCGGGTGGCCGTCGGAGGAGACCACGCGGAACCCGATGGTGTACTCACCGGCCTGGTCCAGCGGGGCCAGACCCACCGACACGTCCGTGCCGTCGAAGGTCAGGTCCCCCTCCTCGTAGGTGGTCTCCTCGTCCGGCCCCGTGACGACGACGGCGCTGCCGCTGCCGCCCTCCATCGGCGAGTTGTTGAAGCTCAGCACGACCTCCTCGGGCACGGTGTCCAGGGTGGCCCCGTCCTCCGGGTTGGACCCGGTCAGGACGTCGTGCGCCAGCGCGGGCGAGGGGGCCAGGGCCAGGGCGGCCGCGGCGAGGGGGGCGAGTACGGCGGCGGCCGCGCGCGCAAGCGCGCGTGCGGGGGCCGCGGTGTCGGGGGTGCGGGTGGTGGTCATGTCTTCCCTCAGTTCTCGGTACGTTCCGGCGTGCGCGCGGGGGCGTCGTGGAAGGACGCCCGGGAGGAGGGGAGGTCCGCGCGGGCCGTGCGCCGAGAGCGCGACGGGCGGGGGAGCGGTACGGGAGGCGGCGCACGCGACCGGTACGCGGGCGCCGAACGCGATGCCGGGCACGCGCAGCGGCGGCAGGGCCCGGGTGAGCAGGGCGGTCAGGAACCACAGGGCCGCCTCGCCGTGGGCGAGCAGCGCCGACGCCAGCAGGGCCGCCCACAGGTGCGCGAACAGCATGCCGGGCGCGAGGCCGAGGGTGTGGGTGAGCAGGCCGTGCCCGGTGTGGTCGGCGCCGGTGTCGAGGACCCCGGGGACGGGTTCGCCCGAACCCTGGAACACCAGGTGCAGGAGGATCTGCACGCAGGCCATGACGGCGAAGATGTCGCCGAACCCGCGCATCGTGCGGGTGAAGTACCACAGCAGGGGGAACAGGACCGCGGTCGCCGCGGCCAGCCCTCCGGGGGAGGCGGGCGCCGCGGCCCACAGGTTGTGCCCGCCCCAGGCAAGCCCCGTGCACGCAGCGGCCAGAAGGGCCGTGCGCAGGAGGCGGAGTGTGCCGTGAGCGGGTCGCACGAGAAAGAACCTAGGCCGTGCCCCGGAGGGTCGCAAGATCCCCTGGGGACGGCGGACGCGCGGCCCGGGCGGACCGGGCGGACCGGCGCGGGACGCGGACGAGGCGGGGCCGGACCGGGGGAGGGAGCGAGGGGCTGGACCGCCGGGCGGGCCGACGCCCTCCGGCGGTCCCCGTCGCCCTCGTCAGTGACGACCGGCGGGGACGAGTTCGCGGCGCATGTAGCGGCGCTCCTCGGGGGTGGTCCCACCCCAGACTCCGTGGGCCTCTCCCGCCCGCAGGGCCCACCGCAGGCACTCTTGGCGAACAGTACAGCTGCGGCAGACGGCGATGGCCTGCTCGGTGTCGGCGCGCCCGATCCCGGTGCTGCTCACCGGAAAGAAGATCTCCGGGTCCTGCGAGCGGCAGTTGCCCTGCAGGACCCAGTCCTCGCTCTCGTGGTACAGGCGGTTCACGGGCGCCTCCGATCCGTGGCTGGTGGTCCCTGGCCCCGTGCCGCGTCACCACGGCCGGGTCAGGGGGTTTCTCCGCCCCACCGCCCTCGGGTGATCGACCCGGGAACTGCGGCGCGGCGATGCGACCAATTGTAGTACGACTCAACGTAGTACTACACGGAGTCTGCGCGAAAAGACCGGAAATCTCAAGGGCGCCTCCGGGGGGCGGGCCGCCCCCGCCCGCGGGCGCGCCCCGGGGTGGGGGCTGGGGCCCGACCCTCCCCCTGCCCCCACGCGGCCGCGCCAAAGGCCGCGTCCTTGCGCGTGTCGGCGTTTCGGGTGTGCCGGCAGCTCCTTCCGGCGTACCGTGTGGCGCGGGCGCGGAGCCCCCAAGTGGCGTTATGTCGCGAGCTTTCCACCGAATTGATGTGACTTAACGCACGCTTAATATTGCTCCGCGAGGATCTATGTTTGACCCTGACGGTTGTCGGTCCACCGAACGCCGGCGACCGCCCTCCCCGGCGGAGCCCCGAGCCCGCCCCACACGGCCGCGGCGCCGAACCCCCTGTTGGGCGGGGCGTGAGCGTGTGTCCCGTCCGCTCCCGGACGTCCCCCGAAAGTCCAGGTCAGAGCTTTGGGGCGCCGCTAAATAAACAGGCCATACCCGTGGGCGGTCTGCCCAAACATCCGCGAGCGGCCTCCACGAAATGTCATTGACATTCGTTCGCTAAATTCGATCGACGTGCCACATCTACGAACGAACCTCCAAGCACGCGACCGGACTGACACCGGGGCCACGGCCTCGGAAAATCCAGGTGCCGCGGGCCGTGGAGGCGTGCGCCTGTCGCACCCGTCCCCGGAGGACGGACCGCACATGTGGCGGCTGGCGCGGGAGAACGGCATGGACGCCAACTCCCCGTACGCCTACGCGCTCTGGTGCCGGGACTTCGCCACGACCAGCGTCGTCGCCCGCGACGACGAGGGCCGTGTCGCGGCCTACGTCACCGGTTACGTGCGGCCCGACGACCCCGACACCTACTTCCTCTGGCAGGTCGCCGTCGACTCCGCGTACCGCGGACAGGGGCTGGCCCGCCGGATGCTCGACTTCGTCGGCGACCGGATCACCGACCGCGGCCTGCGCTACCTCGAAGCGACCGTCACCGCCGACAACACCGCCTCCCGCGCCCTGTTCGCCTCGTTCGCCCGGGACCGGGGCGCCGAGGCGGTGTGGAGTCCGCTCTTCACCGGGGAACACTTCCCCCAGGAGGACACCCCCCACGACCCCGAGGACCTCGTACGCATCGGACCTCTCGGAGCCGGGCCCGGAGCATGACCGACCGTCCGCACCGGACCCGTTCGACCCACCCCGTCGCCCAAGCCATGAGCCCACGAACCTGGGATAAAGGAACCGAGGAACACACGATGGAGACCTTCCAGCGCCTGGAGTCCGAAGTCCGCGGATACTGCCGGAACTGGCCGGTCGTGTTCGACCGGGCCGTCGGTAGCCACGTCTACTCCGAGGACGGCAAGCCCTACCTCGACTTCTTCGCGGGTGCGGGGTCGCTCAACTACGGGCACAACAACCCCGAGCTGAAGACCTCGCTCATCGAGTACCTGACCGACGACAAGATCGTGCACAGCCTCGACGCCTACAGCGTGGCCAAACGCGAGTTCCTGAAGACCTTCGAGGAGATCATCCTCAAACCCCGGGGCCTCGACTACAAGGTCCAGTTCCCCGGACCCGCGGGCAACAACGCGGTCGAGGCCGCGCTCAAGCTGGCCCGCAAGTACACCGGTCGCGAGACCATCGTCAACTTCACCAACGGCTTCCACGGCATGACCCTGGGCGCCCTGGCCGTCACCGGCAACTCGATGAAGCGCGGCGGCGCGGGCGTGCCGCTGGGCCACGTCGCCACGATGCCGTTCGACAACTACCTGGACGGCAAGACGCCGGACTTCCTGTGGCTGCGCAGCCTGCTGGACGACAGCGGCAGCGGCCTGGACAAGCCCGCGGCCGTCATCGTCGAGACGGTCCAGGGCGAGGGCGGCATCAACGCCGCCAGCGCCCAGTGGCTGCGCGAGCTCTCGGACCTGTGCCGCGAGTACGGCATCCTCATGATCGTCGACGACATCCAGATGGGCTGCGGCCGCACCGGCGACTTCTTCAGCTTCGAGGAGGCCGGGATCACCCCGGACATCGTCACGCTGTCCAAGTCCATCAGCGGCTACGGCCTGCCCATGGCCCTCACCCTGTTCAAGCGCGAGCTGGACGTGTGGGAGCCGGGTGAGCACAACGGCACCTTCCGCGGGTTCAACCCGGCCATGGTGACCGCCGTCGGGGCCCTGCGCCGCTACTGGAGCGACTCGGCCTTCTCCGACTCCGTCAAGGCCAAGGGCGACATGGTCGCCGCCCGCCTGGCCGAGATGGCCGCCGAGCACGCCGAGTTCGGCGCGCACGTGCGCGGCCGCGGCCTGGCCCGGGGCCTGGCCTTCGAGCAGACCGACATCGCCAAGAAGGTCGCCGCCGAGTCCTTCGAGCGGGGCCTGCTCCTGGAGACCTCCGGCCCCGAGGACGAGGTGGCCAAACTCCTGCCGCCGCTCACGGCGAGCGAGGAGGAACTCACGGCCGGTCTTGACATCATGGCTGACGCGGCCCGCGCCGCGGTCAAGGCGGCCCAGCCCGCCTAGGGACTCCCACAGGGGGATTTCCACACCACACGGTGCGGGGCCGGGCGGCGACCCTCGGGACGTCGTCCGGCCCCTCCCCGTGTGCCGTACCACCACAGGAGCGCCGAGAGCGCGTAGAGGGGGAGCACAGTGATCGTTCGCAGCATGGACGAGGTCAACGACACCGACGCCGACATCAAGACGGAGAACTGGCGCAGCCGCCGGATCGTCCTGGCCAAGGACAAGGTCGGCTTCTCCTTCCACGAGACCGTCCTGTACGCGGGCACCGAGTCGACCTTCTGGTACGCCAACCACGTCGAGCTCGTGCACTGCATCGAGGGCGAGGCCGAGCTGACCAACGAGGAGACCGGGGAGAAGCACATCATCACCCCGGGCACCCTCTACCTGCTCGACGGCCACGAGAGGCACACCGTCCGCCCCAAGACGGACTTCCGCGTGCTGTGCGTGTTCAACCCGCCCGTCACCGGTCGTGAGGTGCACGACGAGAACGGCGTCTACCCCCTCGTCGTCGAGGAAGACGCCTGAGGCCTGATCCCAGGACTGTCGGACCACGCGGGCGGGGCCGGTCGGCCCCGCCCGTTCGCGTTCGCGGAAGGCGGCGTCCGGGCGTCCTCGGAGTGTCGCGCGGGTGGCGCCCCAGGGTGACGGAGAATCGGACCCAAAGTTACGAGCACCAGGTGACCCGCCCTGAGCAGGCCAAAGGCCGGGTCACCCCGAGACTGCACGTGAATAACCAGTGCATAACGGACTAATCGGGTCCTGTTACTGCCGG from Nocardiopsis dassonvillei subsp. dassonvillei DSM 43111 encodes:
- the ectB gene encoding diaminobutyrate--2-oxoglutarate transaminase, with the translated sequence METFQRLESEVRGYCRNWPVVFDRAVGSHVYSEDGKPYLDFFAGAGSLNYGHNNPELKTSLIEYLTDDKIVHSLDAYSVAKREFLKTFEEIILKPRGLDYKVQFPGPAGNNAVEAALKLARKYTGRETIVNFTNGFHGMTLGALAVTGNSMKRGGAGVPLGHVATMPFDNYLDGKTPDFLWLRSLLDDSGSGLDKPAAVIVETVQGEGGINAASAQWLRELSDLCREYGILMIVDDIQMGCGRTGDFFSFEEAGITPDIVTLSKSISGYGLPMALTLFKRELDVWEPGEHNGTFRGFNPAMVTAVGALRRYWSDSAFSDSVKAKGDMVAARLAEMAAEHAEFGAHVRGRGLARGLAFEQTDIAKKVAAESFERGLLLETSGPEDEVAKLLPPLTASEEELTAGLDIMADAARAAVKAAQPA
- a CDS encoding ectoine synthase is translated as MIVRSMDEVNDTDADIKTENWRSRRIVLAKDKVGFSFHETVLYAGTESTFWYANHVELVHCIEGEAELTNEETGEKHIITPGTLYLLDGHERHTVRPKTDFRVLCVFNPPVTGREVHDENGVYPLVVEEDA